A stretch of the Mycobacterium sp. ITM-2016-00317 genome encodes the following:
- a CDS encoding MarR family transcriptional regulator gives MAPLSLDEHLCFALYSASRAMTAAYRPLLAELGITYPQYLVLLVLGEEGSITVGRLGERLQLDSGTLSPLLKRMEAGGIVRRRRSDTDERQVEVALTTEGKRLRRKALCIPEQLFPLTGLTPEQAMDLRAGVARLTEALIHAQKGTTDG, from the coding sequence ATGGCACCGCTGAGTCTGGACGAACACCTGTGTTTCGCTCTGTACTCGGCATCGCGTGCCATGACCGCGGCCTACCGTCCGCTGCTGGCCGAGTTGGGCATCACCTATCCGCAGTATTTGGTGCTGCTCGTTCTCGGCGAGGAGGGCAGCATCACGGTCGGCCGCCTCGGCGAGCGGCTGCAACTCGACTCCGGGACGCTCTCGCCATTGCTCAAACGCATGGAGGCCGGCGGGATCGTCCGACGCCGGCGAAGTGACACCGACGAGCGTCAGGTCGAGGTGGCGCTGACCACCGAAGGGAAACGGTTGCGGCGCAAGGCGCTATGCATTCCCGAGCAGCTCTTCCCGCTCACCGGACTGACGCCCGAGCAGGCGATGGACCTGCGCGCAGGCGTGGCCCGCCTCACCGAAGCTCTCATCCACGCCCAGAAAGGCACCACTGATGGATAA
- a CDS encoding organic hydroperoxide resistance protein, whose amino-acid sequence MDKVLYTAEALATGEGRDGHGRTSDGKLDLDLAIPTEMGGTGNGTNPEQLFAVGYAACFHSALRLVGRQEKVDVSDSAVGARVQIGPTDSGGFGLAVELEITLPNVDHDTAVQVAEKAHQVCPYSNATRGNIDVKLVVTDD is encoded by the coding sequence ATGGATAAAGTCCTCTACACCGCAGAAGCCCTCGCCACCGGAGAGGGACGCGACGGCCACGGCCGCACCTCCGACGGCAAGCTCGACCTCGACCTGGCCATCCCCACCGAGATGGGCGGCACCGGCAACGGCACCAACCCCGAGCAGCTCTTCGCCGTCGGCTACGCCGCATGCTTCCACTCCGCGCTGCGCCTGGTGGGGCGCCAGGAGAAGGTCGACGTCTCCGATTCCGCTGTGGGAGCGCGGGTTCAGATCGGTCCCACCGACAGCGGCGGTTTCGGGCTGGCTGTCGAGCTGGAGATCACCCTGCCCAACGTCGACCACGACACCGCCGTGCAGGTTGCCGAAAAGGCGCACCAGGTCTGCCCGTACTCGAATGCCACTCGCGGCAACATCGACGTCAAGCTGGTGGTCACCGACGACTGA
- the guaA gene encoding glutamine-hydrolyzing GMP synthase, translated as MESAAPRPVLVVDFGAQYAQLIARRVREARVFSEVVPHTTSVEEIKARNPRAVVLSGGPASVYAEGAPQLDPALFDLDVPVFGICYGFQAMAQALGGTVAHTGTSEYGRTELKVAGGHLHTDLPETQPVWMSHGDAVTAAPDGFEVVATSAGAPVAAFENRDRRLAGVQYHPEVMHSPHGQQVLSRFLHEFAGIDAAWTPANIAEALIAQVRAQIGDGRAICGLSGGVDSAVAAALVQRAIGDRLTCVFVDHGLLRSGERAQVQRDFVAATGANLVTVDVADRFLEALAGVTNPEGKRKIIGREFIRAFEGAVRDAVDVSGGEVDFLVQGTLYPDVVESGGGSGTANIKSHHNVGGLPDDLKFKLVEPLRLLFKDEVRAVGRELGLPEEIVARQPFPGPGLGIRIVGEVTAERLDTLRRADAIAREELTSAGLDHQIWQCPVVLLADVRSVGVQGDGRTYGHPIVLRPVSSEDAMTADWTRVPYEVLERISTRITNEVREVNRVVLDVTSKPPGTIEWE; from the coding sequence GTGGAATCTGCAGCCCCCCGCCCGGTCCTGGTCGTCGACTTCGGCGCGCAGTACGCGCAGCTGATCGCCCGGCGCGTCCGTGAGGCGCGGGTGTTCTCCGAGGTCGTCCCGCACACCACCTCCGTCGAGGAGATCAAGGCGCGCAATCCCCGCGCGGTCGTGCTGTCGGGCGGGCCGGCCAGCGTGTACGCCGAGGGTGCGCCCCAGTTGGATCCCGCGCTGTTCGACCTCGACGTGCCGGTGTTCGGGATCTGCTACGGATTCCAGGCGATGGCGCAGGCCCTCGGCGGCACCGTGGCGCACACCGGAACCAGCGAGTACGGCCGCACCGAGCTGAAAGTGGCAGGCGGACACCTGCATACCGATCTGCCCGAGACGCAGCCGGTGTGGATGAGCCACGGCGACGCGGTGACGGCCGCGCCGGACGGCTTCGAGGTGGTCGCCACGAGCGCGGGAGCGCCGGTGGCGGCGTTCGAGAACCGGGACCGGCGGCTGGCCGGCGTGCAGTACCACCCCGAGGTGATGCACAGCCCGCACGGCCAGCAGGTGCTCAGCCGCTTCCTGCACGAGTTCGCCGGCATCGACGCGGCCTGGACACCGGCCAACATCGCCGAGGCGCTCATCGCTCAGGTGCGCGCCCAGATCGGTGACGGGCGGGCGATCTGCGGGCTGTCCGGCGGGGTCGACTCCGCGGTGGCCGCCGCGCTGGTGCAGCGGGCCATCGGGGACCGGCTCACGTGTGTGTTCGTCGACCACGGGTTGCTGCGCTCGGGTGAACGGGCCCAGGTGCAGCGTGATTTCGTCGCCGCGACGGGCGCCAACCTGGTCACCGTCGACGTGGCTGACCGCTTCCTGGAGGCGCTGGCCGGGGTGACCAACCCCGAGGGCAAGCGCAAGATCATCGGCCGTGAGTTCATCCGCGCGTTCGAGGGCGCCGTCCGCGACGCCGTCGACGTGTCCGGCGGCGAGGTCGACTTCCTGGTGCAGGGCACGCTCTACCCCGATGTGGTCGAGTCGGGCGGCGGATCCGGCACCGCGAACATCAAGAGTCACCACAACGTCGGCGGCCTGCCGGACGACCTGAAGTTCAAGCTCGTCGAACCGTTGCGGCTGCTGTTCAAGGACGAGGTGCGTGCGGTCGGTCGCGAACTCGGTCTGCCCGAGGAAATCGTTGCCCGCCAACCGTTCCCCGGCCCGGGGTTGGGGATCCGCATCGTCGGTGAGGTCACCGCCGAGCGGCTGGACACGTTGCGGCGCGCGGACGCCATCGCCCGCGAGGAGTTGACCTCGGCCGGGCTGGACCACCAGATCTGGCAGTGCCCGGTGGTGCTGCTGGCCGACGTCCGCTCGGTGGGTGTGCAGGGCGACGGCCGCACCTACGGCCATCCCATCGTGCTGCGCCCGGTGTCCAGCGAGGACGCGATGACGGCGGACTGGACGCGGGTGCCTTACGAAGTGCTGGAACGGATTTCGACGCGGATCACCAACGAGGTGCGTGAGGTCAACCGGGTGGTGCTGGACGTGACCAGCAAGCCGCCGGGCACCATCGAATGGGAGTGA